Proteins encoded together in one Mobula birostris isolate sMobBir1 chromosome 9, sMobBir1.hap1, whole genome shotgun sequence window:
- the frs2a gene encoding fibroblast growth factor receptor substrate 2a isoform X2, translating into MELTDTELILHTRKRDAVKWPYLCLRRYGYDSNLFSFESGRRCQTGQGIFAFKCARAEEIFNLLQDIMQCNSISVVEEPVVERSEQQNELDIPRTPRTPTTPGFVQPSLPNGYPRYPSFGEGSSHPSTRHPSVGSARLPSVDEESTHPLIVSEEQVHTYVNTSGVHEELKNRSTVQTSLELQPLNSEASLNTEDHCNSMEERNPQVVFEPQGVKFVLGPTPVQMQLMEKERQEASGSEQTNAGSSNNCNDWDTGYDSDERKEASSTNKFVYENINGLSIPTASGGRRSRLMSNTSSDVQNINNSAQRRTALLNYENLPSLPPVWEVRKLSRDEEDSLGPKTPSQNGYHTNLDQMHNYVNTENVTVQPNVHKVDFLRQLDCSPSVFNFDIRRPSLEHRQLNYIQVDLEGGSDSDNPQTPKTPTTPLPQTPTRRTELYTMIDVEKTAAMSNLQKALPRDDGTARKTRHNSTDLPM; encoded by the exons ATGGAACTTACAGATACAGAACTGATTTTACACACACGGAAGAGAGATGCTGTGAAATGGCCCTACCTCTGTTTGCGTCGATATGGCTATGATTCAAACCTCTTCTCTTTTGAAAGTGGCCGGAGATGCCAAACTGGACAAG GAATTTTTGCATTCAAATGTGCGCGAGCTGAAGAGATTTTCAACTTGCTCCAAGATATCATGCAGTGTAACAGTATAAGTGTAGTGGAAGAGCCAGTTGTAGAAAGAAGTGAACAACAAAATGAATTAGACATTCCAAGAACTCCACGGACACCTACCA CTCCAGGTTTTGTTCAACCAAGTTTACCAAATGGATATCCCAGGTATCCGTCTTTCGGAGAAGGCTCTTCTCATCCTTCAACACGACATCCCTCTGTAGGCAGTGCACGTTTGCCCTCTGTGGATGAAGAGTCAACACACCCTCTAATAGTATCAGAGGAACAA GTTCACACATATGTTAATACCTCTGGTGTACATGAAGAACTGAAAAACAGATCCACTGTGCAAACATCATTGGAACTCCAACCCTTAAATAGTGAAGCTAGCTTAAATACAGAAGATCATTGCAATTCAATGGAAGAGAGAAACCCTCAAGTTGTATTTGAACCCCAAGGGGTAAAATTTGTTTTGGGACCAACTCCCGTGCAAATGCAGTTGATGGAAAAGGAAAGACAAGAGGCTTCTGGAAGTGAGCAGACAAATGCTGGCAGCAGCAATAACTGTAATGATTGGGACACTGGTTACGACAGTGATGAGCGGAAGGAAGCATCCTCTACTAACAAGTTTGTGTATGAAAATATTAATGGCCTTTCAATTCCCACTGCCTCTGGTGGCAGACGGAGTAGACTAATGTCAAATACTAGTTCAGATGTACAGAATATCAACAACTCCGCTCAGAGGAGGACTGCACTCTTGAATTATGAAAACTTGCCTTCTTTGCCTCCAGTGTGGGAAGTACGCAAACTAAGTAGGGATGAAGAAGATAGTTTGGGACCAAAGACGCCATCGCAGAATGGTTATCACACTAATCTTGATCAAATGCACAACTATGTTAATACAGAGAATGTAACTGTTCAGCCTAATGTACACAAGGTTGATTTTTTACGACAACTGGATTGCTCCCCAAGTGTTTTTAATTTTGATATAAGGCGACCAAGTCTCGAACATAGGCAGCTGAACTACATCCAGGTTGACTTGGAAGGTGGTAGTGATTCGGATAACCCACAGACTCCAAAAACACCCACTACTCCACTTCCACAAACTCCAACGAGGCGAACAGAATTGTATACCATGATAGACGTAGAAAAGACTGCTGCTATGTCAAATTTACAGAAAGCACTGCCAAGAGATGATGGAACTGCAAGAAAAACAAGACATAATAGTACTGACCTACCAATGTGA
- the frs2a gene encoding fibroblast growth factor receptor substrate 2a isoform X1, with protein MGSCCSCPDKDTVPDDHQTKFKVINVDDDGNELGSGIMELTDTELILHTRKRDAVKWPYLCLRRYGYDSNLFSFESGRRCQTGQGIFAFKCARAEEIFNLLQDIMQCNSISVVEEPVVERSEQQNELDIPRTPRTPTTPGFVQPSLPNGYPRYPSFGEGSSHPSTRHPSVGSARLPSVDEESTHPLIVSEEQVHTYVNTSGVHEELKNRSTVQTSLELQPLNSEASLNTEDHCNSMEERNPQVVFEPQGVKFVLGPTPVQMQLMEKERQEASGSEQTNAGSSNNCNDWDTGYDSDERKEASSTNKFVYENINGLSIPTASGGRRSRLMSNTSSDVQNINNSAQRRTALLNYENLPSLPPVWEVRKLSRDEEDSLGPKTPSQNGYHTNLDQMHNYVNTENVTVQPNVHKVDFLRQLDCSPSVFNFDIRRPSLEHRQLNYIQVDLEGGSDSDNPQTPKTPTTPLPQTPTRRTELYTMIDVEKTAAMSNLQKALPRDDGTARKTRHNSTDLPM; from the exons GTGATTAATGTGGATGATGATGGTAACGAACTGGGTTCTGGTATAATGGAACTTACAGATACAGAACTGATTTTACACACACGGAAGAGAGATGCTGTGAAATGGCCCTACCTCTGTTTGCGTCGATATGGCTATGATTCAAACCTCTTCTCTTTTGAAAGTGGCCGGAGATGCCAAACTGGACAAG GAATTTTTGCATTCAAATGTGCGCGAGCTGAAGAGATTTTCAACTTGCTCCAAGATATCATGCAGTGTAACAGTATAAGTGTAGTGGAAGAGCCAGTTGTAGAAAGAAGTGAACAACAAAATGAATTAGACATTCCAAGAACTCCACGGACACCTACCA CTCCAGGTTTTGTTCAACCAAGTTTACCAAATGGATATCCCAGGTATCCGTCTTTCGGAGAAGGCTCTTCTCATCCTTCAACACGACATCCCTCTGTAGGCAGTGCACGTTTGCCCTCTGTGGATGAAGAGTCAACACACCCTCTAATAGTATCAGAGGAACAA GTTCACACATATGTTAATACCTCTGGTGTACATGAAGAACTGAAAAACAGATCCACTGTGCAAACATCATTGGAACTCCAACCCTTAAATAGTGAAGCTAGCTTAAATACAGAAGATCATTGCAATTCAATGGAAGAGAGAAACCCTCAAGTTGTATTTGAACCCCAAGGGGTAAAATTTGTTTTGGGACCAACTCCCGTGCAAATGCAGTTGATGGAAAAGGAAAGACAAGAGGCTTCTGGAAGTGAGCAGACAAATGCTGGCAGCAGCAATAACTGTAATGATTGGGACACTGGTTACGACAGTGATGAGCGGAAGGAAGCATCCTCTACTAACAAGTTTGTGTATGAAAATATTAATGGCCTTTCAATTCCCACTGCCTCTGGTGGCAGACGGAGTAGACTAATGTCAAATACTAGTTCAGATGTACAGAATATCAACAACTCCGCTCAGAGGAGGACTGCACTCTTGAATTATGAAAACTTGCCTTCTTTGCCTCCAGTGTGGGAAGTACGCAAACTAAGTAGGGATGAAGAAGATAGTTTGGGACCAAAGACGCCATCGCAGAATGGTTATCACACTAATCTTGATCAAATGCACAACTATGTTAATACAGAGAATGTAACTGTTCAGCCTAATGTACACAAGGTTGATTTTTTACGACAACTGGATTGCTCCCCAAGTGTTTTTAATTTTGATATAAGGCGACCAAGTCTCGAACATAGGCAGCTGAACTACATCCAGGTTGACTTGGAAGGTGGTAGTGATTCGGATAACCCACAGACTCCAAAAACACCCACTACTCCACTTCCACAAACTCCAACGAGGCGAACAGAATTGTATACCATGATAGACGTAGAAAAGACTGCTGCTATGTCAAATTTACAGAAAGCACTGCCAAGAGATGATGGAACTGCAAGAAAAACAAGACATAATAGTACTGACCTACCAATGTGA